A window of Belonocnema kinseyi isolate 2016_QV_RU_SX_M_011 chromosome 9, B_treatae_v1, whole genome shotgun sequence contains these coding sequences:
- the LOC117180523 gene encoding uncharacterized protein LOC117180523 produces the protein MVERWHRTLKAAIMCHPNKEWSHSLSTVLLGLRSNVLEVGASPAEFVYGTVLRIPGEFVLPEDFNPNPQIFLEEFREHMRSVKPIPVEHKHKRKILVYKSLDSCTHVFLRDFARKSLERLYTGPHKVIKKTSDRVYEIDVNGTSRQISIENIKPAYFIRDDVERLANFNNDLDQASNVAPPLRTYPPKNRVTFIV, from the coding sequence ATGGTTGAGCGATGGCATCGCACCCTAAAAGCCGCTATAATGTGCCACCCCAACAAGGAATGGTCACACTCTCTTTCAACAGTCCTACTTGGACTCCGCTCTAACGTGCTGGAGGTCGGCGCGTCTCCTGCCGAATTTGTATACGGTACCGTTTTGCGTATTCCAGGAGAATTCGTTCTTCCCGAAGATTTTAATCCGAACCCTCAAATTTTCCTTGAGGAATTCCGCGAACATATGCGTTCGGTCAAGCCTATCCCGGTAGAGCACAAACACAAACGAAAAATTTTAGTGTATAAAAGTCTAGATTCATGTACACATGTATTTCTTCGAGATTTCGCTCGGAAGTCTCTTGAGCGACTCTACACAGGTCCGCACaaggttattaaaaaaacatCTGACAGAGTTTACGAAATCGACGTCAATGGTACGTCACGGCAGATCTCAATCGAGAACATCAAACCGGCGTACTTCATTCGCGACGACGTCGAACGTTTGGCTAACTTTAATAATGATTTAGACCAGGCGAGCAATGTTGCTCCGCCTCTTAGGACGTATCCGCCCAAAAATAGAGTAACCTTCATTGTGTAA